Proteins encoded by one window of Candidatus Zixiibacteriota bacterium:
- a CDS encoding Phenylacetic acid catabolic protein: MFTDKIELKDFDKMDPEYKDLLRRVLTIQADCEIGGPHLYVERMLPAAPTRLDQLIVARTAAEEIDHYRKFARLAGDIGTDVSFVLSQPNEKRFVDTFRGLITTWEDNAVFGFLIDRVGRYQLEEFYDCSYLPLARILPDIVTEELGHIEYGYNKTLELMAKGDEAKERVQKAVDFWYVRALDMFGRTGSKRCERYRYWGLKRRANEQARQDYMNEVNPILEKMGLKVPDPLKGRKYL; encoded by the coding sequence ATGTTCACCGACAAGATCGAGCTCAAAGACTTCGACAAGATGGATCCCGAATACAAGGATCTGCTCAGACGGGTCCTGACGATTCAAGCCGACTGCGAGATCGGCGGCCCTCACCTTTACGTGGAGAGAATGCTGCCGGCCGCTCCGACCAGGCTGGACCAGCTGATCGTGGCGCGGACCGCGGCCGAGGAGATCGACCATTACCGCAAGTTCGCGCGCCTCGCCGGCGATATCGGAACCGACGTGTCGTTCGTGCTGAGCCAGCCCAATGAGAAGCGTTTCGTCGATACCTTCCGCGGTTTGATCACGACGTGGGAGGACAACGCGGTTTTCGGCTTTCTCATCGACCGGGTCGGCCGCTACCAGCTCGAGGAGTTCTACGACTGCAGTTACCTGCCGCTGGCGCGGATTCTACCCGACATCGTGACCGAGGAGCTGGGCCACATCGAGTACGGCTACAACAAGACCCTCGAGCTGATGGCGAAGGGCGACGAAGCGAAAGAGCGCGTCCAGAAAGCAGTCGACTTCTGGTACGTCAGGGCGCTCGACATGTTCGGGCGCACCGGATCCAAACGCTGCGAGCGGTACCGCTACTGGGGCCTCAAGCGGCGCGCGAACGAGCAGGCTCGCCAGGATTACATGAACGAGGTCAATCCGATCCTGGAGAAGATGGGGCTCAAAGTTCCGGACCCCTTGAAGGGTCGGAAATACCTCTAA
- a CDS encoding DMT family transporter — protein sequence MPPELFALANAFFFALHNMFTKKGLRYSNPATAVIVSLVINMIFLWGTSLVAVPLSSLTGPGVLIFVLVGLFQPGLTRLLTYKGIETLGVAITDPIRATTPLFSALVAIAFLGEQLTVPIFAATLLIIAGVTLLSLRGGPAQEIRWLHVLYPLSASVLAGCSQVLRKFGLASVPHPFLAAAVTATSSFAVSVATLWLVEKKTQTWKFNRRCLPYYTAAGVAVSIGMVSIYYALDLGKVTVVIPISSTGPFFSLLLSALFLRDAERVTFRIVAGAAMIVGGVLLITLWK from the coding sequence ATGCCGCCCGAGCTGTTCGCCCTCGCCAACGCCTTTTTCTTCGCGCTGCACAACATGTTCACGAAGAAGGGGCTCCGTTATTCCAATCCGGCCACCGCCGTGATCGTCAGCCTCGTCATCAACATGATCTTTCTCTGGGGGACTTCCCTCGTCGCCGTTCCGCTCTCCTCGCTCACCGGCCCGGGGGTCCTGATCTTCGTGCTGGTCGGTTTGTTCCAGCCGGGGCTCACCCGGCTGTTGACCTACAAAGGCATCGAAACCCTGGGGGTCGCCATCACCGATCCGATCCGTGCGACGACGCCGCTCTTCAGCGCGCTGGTCGCGATCGCCTTTCTCGGGGAGCAACTGACCGTGCCGATCTTCGCGGCTACCCTGCTGATCATCGCCGGCGTCACGCTGCTTTCCCTGCGCGGCGGCCCGGCGCAGGAAATCCGCTGGCTCCATGTGCTCTATCCGCTTTCGGCCTCGGTGCTGGCCGGCTGCTCGCAGGTTCTCAGAAAGTTCGGCCTGGCATCGGTGCCGCACCCGTTTCTCGCCGCCGCGGTCACGGCGACCTCGTCCTTCGCGGTCTCGGTCGCAACGCTGTGGTTGGTGGAAAAGAAGACGCAGACGTGGAAGTTCAACCGCCGCTGCCTGCCCTACTATACGGCTGCTGGCGTCGCCGTGAGCATCGGGATGGTCTCTATCTACTACGCCCTCGATCTGGGGAAGGTCACCGTGGTGATTCCGATCAGCAGCACCGGGCCCTTCTTCTCGCTCCTCCTGAGCGCGCTGTTTCTCCGCGACGCCGAGCGCGTGACCTTCAGGATCGTCGCGGGCGCCGCGATGATCGTCGGCGGGGTGCTGCTGATCACCCTGTGGAAATAG
- the bioB gene encoding biotin synthase BioB, whose protein sequence is MDFDRLAEKALQGELLEREEMKAVLNAADEDLPELLSAAFKVRRRYFGKRVQIHMLMNAKSGLCPEDCHYCSQSSVSRAPIDKYPFVSKEKLVEGALRAKAAGAVRFCIVNSGRGPTQKEVRELAEAVRDIKSRVDINICCSLGLMDQSKIAALKEAGVERINHNLNTSENHHPRICTTHAYADRVETVHNVKAAGLSSCCGGIMGMGETDDDIIDLALALRQLGVDSIPVNFLHPIDGTPFAGMENLTPQRCLKILCLFRFVIPDKEIRVGGGRERNLRSLQPLSLYPANSLFVNGYLTTPGQEASEAHRMIADLGFEVEDRLPN, encoded by the coding sequence ATGGATTTCGACAGGCTGGCCGAGAAGGCGCTCCAGGGAGAATTGCTCGAACGTGAAGAGATGAAAGCGGTATTGAATGCCGCGGACGAAGATCTGCCGGAGCTGCTGAGCGCGGCCTTCAAGGTGCGCCGCCGCTATTTCGGCAAGCGCGTCCAGATTCACATGCTGATGAACGCCAAGAGCGGGCTTTGTCCCGAGGACTGCCACTATTGCTCGCAGTCCTCCGTCTCGCGCGCGCCGATCGACAAATACCCGTTCGTCTCCAAGGAGAAGCTCGTGGAGGGCGCGCTTCGCGCCAAGGCTGCGGGAGCGGTCCGGTTCTGCATCGTCAACAGCGGGCGGGGACCGACGCAGAAAGAGGTCCGCGAGCTGGCGGAGGCCGTGCGCGACATCAAGAGCCGGGTCGACATCAACATCTGCTGTTCCCTGGGCCTCATGGACCAGTCGAAGATCGCGGCCCTCAAGGAAGCCGGCGTGGAGCGGATCAACCACAACCTGAACACCAGCGAGAATCACCACCCCCGGATCTGCACCACGCACGCCTACGCGGATCGGGTCGAGACCGTCCACAACGTCAAGGCGGCGGGCCTTTCGTCGTGCTGCGGCGGAATCATGGGAATGGGCGAGACCGACGATGACATCATCGATCTCGCGCTCGCGCTCCGGCAGCTCGGCGTCGACTCGATCCCGGTGAATTTCCTCCATCCCATTGACGGCACCCCCTTTGCCGGGATGGAAAACCTGACGCCGCAGCGCTGCTTGAAGATCCTTTGCCTCTTTCGTTTCGTGATTCCCGACAAGGAGATCCGGGTAGGCGGCGGGCGAGAGCGCAACCTCCGCTCGCTTCAGCCGCTGAGCCTTTATCCGGCGAACTCGCTCTTCGTCAACGGTTATCTCACCACCCCGGGCCAGGAAGCGAGCGAGGCGCACCGGATGATCGCCGATCTCGGCTTCGAGGTCGAGGACCGTCTCCCCAATTGA
- a CDS encoding tripartite tricarboxylate transporter substrate-binding protein — MAATENGDFYRNKVVRIVVGSSPGGGYDYWARLLARFLPKYLPGNPDVVVQNMPGGGSVAAANYLYEVAKPDGLTVGMPNQLVYLGQIGGSREVKFDIQKFNWIGSPDRNPTVLYIRADSPYKTMDDVINAKLPPKCGGSGRDSSSIIFALRTLIGAKFEVVLGYQGGSQTDLAVQRGEIVCRSMGLGAHFSREPFTEWHRKGFDRHLLQTGMQRDRRAPDVPTLYELMDRYNTHDLGRRIARILTAGEIFGHPMIAPPGTPPERVKTIRDAYAKALRDPELVAEIRKKNYDFDPVSGDELQELAKTVASQPPEVIEQVKRLLGR, encoded by the coding sequence ATGGCCGCCACCGAGAACGGCGATTTTTATCGCAATAAGGTCGTGCGCATCGTCGTCGGATCAAGTCCGGGCGGCGGCTATGATTACTGGGCAAGGCTTCTAGCTCGCTTCTTGCCGAAGTATCTTCCCGGAAACCCGGATGTCGTAGTCCAAAATATGCCCGGCGGCGGCTCGGTGGCTGCGGCAAATTACCTCTACGAGGTCGCCAAGCCGGATGGTCTCACCGTCGGAATGCCCAACCAGCTCGTCTACCTGGGTCAGATCGGCGGCAGCAGGGAAGTTAAATTCGACATCCAAAAGTTCAACTGGATCGGTTCACCTGACCGCAATCCTACCGTCCTCTACATCCGGGCCGATTCGCCGTATAAGACCATGGATGACGTGATCAACGCGAAGCTTCCCCCGAAATGCGGTGGATCCGGAAGGGACAGTTCGAGCATTATTTTTGCGCTACGGACTTTGATCGGTGCGAAATTCGAAGTTGTCCTCGGATATCAGGGAGGAAGCCAAACCGACTTAGCCGTCCAAAGGGGTGAGATCGTTTGTCGGTCCATGGGTTTAGGCGCTCACTTTAGCCGCGAGCCATTTACCGAATGGCATCGCAAAGGCTTTGACAGACACTTGCTTCAGACCGGAATGCAAAGGGATAGGCGAGCGCCGGATGTTCCCACCCTCTATGAGTTGATGGACCGCTACAACACCCACGATCTCGGCCGCCGAATTGCCCGCATACTTACCGCCGGTGAGATCTTCGGTCATCCGATGATTGCGCCGCCCGGCACCCCTCCCGAACGCGTGAAAACCATCCGCGACGCGTACGCGAAAGCGCTCAGGGATCCCGAATTGGTCGCGGAAATTCGAAAAAAGAACTACGATTTTGACCCGGTAAGCGGAGATGAACTCCAGGAGCTGGCCAAGACAGTGGCCAGTCAGCCGCCTGAAGTCATCGAGCAGGTGAAACGCCTGCTGGGGCGCTAA
- a CDS encoding zinc-binding dehydrogenase: MKAVRIHRFGETEDVLQYDEIPVPEPGAGEVLIKVEAAALNRADLGLRKGTYRVAPEDLPIVPGREFAGTIARLGPGVQEFKIGDRVVAYPGKGGYAEYAVARESEVHPIPPGVDAATAASVPTVFLTAWFGLLSDGKLKEGDWLLVQAGSSGVGVAAIQVGKHVGAKAIATSSGEDKCRRLRALGADAAIDYTVADFVAETMKITGGRGADVVLEMIGGDVYKKSLEVLAPGGRLVSIGGAFGAVPDPAPTLAEGRRATRFSITNYLKANPGDFRHLDLFLRLIAENKFKVIIDKTFPLAEARAAQRYLEGRSHFGKIILIP, translated from the coding sequence ATGAAGGCTGTTCGCATTCACCGCTTTGGAGAAACCGAGGATGTGCTCCAGTACGACGAAATCCCTGTTCCCGAGCCGGGAGCGGGCGAGGTCTTGATCAAGGTCGAAGCCGCAGCACTGAACCGCGCCGACCTCGGTCTCCGCAAGGGCACCTATCGGGTGGCTCCCGAGGATCTGCCGATCGTCCCGGGCCGGGAGTTCGCCGGCACGATTGCCAGGCTCGGCCCGGGAGTGCAGGAATTCAAGATCGGGGACCGAGTGGTCGCCTACCCCGGCAAGGGCGGCTATGCGGAATATGCGGTCGCCCGGGAGTCGGAAGTCCACCCGATCCCGCCCGGAGTCGACGCCGCAACCGCCGCTTCGGTGCCGACCGTCTTTCTCACGGCGTGGTTCGGGCTGCTGTCCGATGGGAAGCTCAAGGAGGGCGACTGGTTGCTGGTTCAGGCGGGGAGCAGCGGAGTGGGAGTGGCGGCGATCCAGGTCGGCAAGCACGTCGGGGCGAAGGCGATCGCCACCTCCAGCGGCGAGGACAAATGCCGGCGGCTGCGCGCTCTGGGAGCCGATGCGGCCATCGACTACACGGTCGCGGACTTCGTCGCCGAGACGATGAAGATCACCGGGGGGAGGGGCGCCGATGTGGTGCTGGAGATGATCGGAGGCGACGTCTACAAGAAAAGCCTGGAGGTCCTGGCGCCCGGCGGACGACTTGTTTCGATCGGCGGAGCGTTCGGCGCCGTTCCCGATCCCGCTCCGACATTGGCGGAGGGACGCCGGGCGACGCGTTTCTCGATCACCAACTATCTCAAAGCCAATCCCGGCGACTTCCGCCACCTCGACCTGTTCCTGCGCCTGATCGCGGAGAACAAGTTCAAGGTGATCATCGACAAAACGTTTCCGCTCGCCGAAGCCAGGGCCGCCCAGCGCTATCTCGAGGGCCGAAGCCATTTCGGCAAGATCATCCTGATCCCGTAG
- a CDS encoding heavy-metal-associated domain-containing protein: MRTKTAIISVENLTADALPALRAALQAVAGVDSVDFSVERSVAVVEFDPARSHVDDFLRAILKAGFKVL, encoded by the coding sequence ATGAGGACGAAGACCGCGATTATTTCGGTCGAAAACCTCACCGCCGACGCCCTGCCCGCCCTCCGGGCGGCGCTTCAGGCGGTCGCGGGGGTCGACAGCGTCGACTTCAGCGTGGAGCGAAGCGTCGCGGTCGTCGAATTCGATCCCGCCCGCTCGCACGTGGACGATTTCCTGCGGGCGATCCTGAAGGCCGGCTTCAAGGTGCTCTGA
- a CDS encoding NAD(P)/FAD-dependent oxidoreductase has product MVDRYDAIVIGSGPNGLAAAITLAQRGKSVIVYEAEDEIGGGVRSAELTLPGFVHDVCSAVYPLAAGSPFFRSLPLARYGLEWIEPEAALAHPFDDGTAVTVERSVARTAEQLGEDRDAYSRLMTPLVRAWRGLDVDLLGPLRFPSQPWSMARFGMLALQPASRLARRWFSGTRARALFAGLGAHAMLPLELRPSAAFGLVLGITAHGVGWPIARGGARRLSAALASYLRSLGGEIVVSRRVRNLNELPSSRVVLCDVTPRQLLDLAGERLPEGYRKSLRRYRYGMGAFKVDWALGGPVPWRAPECTRAATVHLGGSLEEIALSERAAWNGQHAERPYVLLAQPSLFDPLRAPPGTHTLWGYCHVPNGSTVDMTESIERQIERFAPGFRDLVIARHTMSPAALEKHNGNLIGGDINGGAPLLGQLFLRPTRRIYRTPVKGLYICSAATPPGGGVHGMCGHFAALQALRDAF; this is encoded by the coding sequence ATGGTCGACCGTTACGACGCCATCGTGATCGGGTCCGGACCGAACGGTCTGGCCGCCGCGATTACGCTCGCCCAGCGCGGGAAGTCCGTGATCGTGTACGAGGCGGAAGACGAGATCGGCGGCGGCGTTCGATCGGCGGAGCTCACCCTTCCCGGCTTCGTCCACGACGTCTGTTCCGCGGTCTATCCGCTCGCCGCCGGCTCACCCTTTTTTCGCTCGCTCCCGCTCGCGCGCTACGGGCTCGAGTGGATCGAGCCGGAGGCGGCTCTCGCGCACCCGTTCGATGACGGAACCGCAGTCACCGTCGAACGCTCCGTCGCGCGGACGGCGGAGCAGTTGGGAGAAGACCGCGACGCCTATTCCCGTTTGATGACGCCGCTGGTTCGCGCGTGGCGGGGCCTCGACGTCGATCTGCTCGGCCCGCTTCGATTCCCCTCGCAGCCGTGGAGCATGGCGCGTTTTGGCATGCTGGCTCTACAGCCTGCGAGCCGCCTTGCCCGGCGCTGGTTCAGCGGGACCCGGGCACGCGCGTTGTTCGCCGGGCTCGGCGCGCACGCGATGTTGCCGCTCGAGCTGAGGCCCTCTGCGGCCTTCGGCCTGGTGTTGGGAATCACCGCACACGGCGTCGGCTGGCCGATCGCACGCGGCGGCGCCCGAAGGCTCAGCGCCGCCCTGGCTTCGTATCTCAGGAGTCTCGGCGGCGAAATCGTCGTGAGCCGGAGGGTGCGCAATCTGAACGAGCTTCCTTCCTCCCGAGTCGTCCTGTGCGACGTGACGCCGCGACAGTTGCTCGACCTGGCCGGGGAGCGACTTCCGGAGGGTTACCGCAAAAGCCTGCGGCGCTACCGGTACGGCATGGGTGCGTTCAAAGTCGACTGGGCGCTCGGCGGCCCCGTGCCGTGGAGAGCGCCCGAGTGCACGCGCGCCGCGACCGTCCACCTCGGCGGCAGCCTCGAAGAGATCGCGCTTTCAGAGCGCGCGGCCTGGAACGGACAGCACGCCGAGCGGCCTTACGTGCTCCTCGCGCAGCCTTCCCTTTTCGATCCTTTGCGCGCGCCGCCGGGCACACACACGCTCTGGGGCTACTGCCACGTGCCAAACGGCTCGACGGTCGACATGACCGAAAGCATCGAACGGCAGATCGAGCGCTTCGCGCCCGGCTTCCGGGACCTGGTGATCGCGCGCCATACGATGTCTCCGGCTGCGCTCGAGAAGCACAACGGCAACCTCATCGGGGGCGACATCAACGGCGGCGCGCCCCTGCTCGGTCAGCTTTTTCTGCGGCCGACGAGAAGGATCTACCGGACCCCCGTGAAAGGTCTCTATATTTGCTCCGCGGCGACGCCCCCGGGCGGCGGCGTGCATGGAATGTGCGGCCACTTCGCCGCCCTCCAGGCGCTCCGGGATGCGTTTTGA
- a CDS encoding putative zinc-binding metallopeptidase, with amino-acid sequence MSGGARRRAAPDFASLSDEQLLQLRICDLKLEIRGTELESRIEKFYRELEAKNIACKPICYLGDEWFCPEGSATIAIPFYLAHPRLKRLEEKMMLEVEGGTETWCMRLLRHEMGHVLNHAYLLDRDRRWQKVFGPPSLEYSESFRARPYSKRFVRHLEGWYAQSHPEEDFAETVAIWLTPDLDWRTQYRGWKALEKLEYVDGLMRKLAATPPLAFVKTKMSEASRLRSRLENYYRRRRRAYAQDFPDFFDADLKRLFAEAPASPDGERAAVFLRRSNQLILNAVSSWTGEPKFTVNRLLRALTDRCAQLDLRLRSPLTGVEVTAYLTSLVSHYRLTGKFKDR; translated from the coding sequence ATGTCCGGCGGCGCGCGACGCCGCGCCGCGCCCGATTTCGCGAGCCTGAGCGACGAGCAGTTGCTGCAACTCCGGATCTGCGATCTCAAGTTGGAGATCCGGGGAACGGAGCTCGAATCGCGCATCGAAAAGTTTTATCGAGAGCTCGAGGCGAAGAACATCGCCTGCAAGCCGATCTGTTACCTGGGCGACGAGTGGTTCTGCCCCGAAGGCTCGGCGACCATCGCCATCCCCTTCTATCTCGCGCACCCGCGCCTCAAACGGCTCGAAGAGAAGATGATGCTCGAAGTCGAGGGAGGCACCGAGACCTGGTGCATGCGGCTGCTCCGGCACGAGATGGGTCACGTGCTGAACCACGCCTACCTGCTCGACCGTGACCGGCGGTGGCAAAAAGTCTTCGGACCGCCTTCGCTGGAATACTCCGAGAGCTTTCGAGCACGGCCGTACAGCAAGCGCTTCGTCCGCCACCTCGAAGGCTGGTACGCGCAGAGCCACCCGGAGGAGGATTTCGCCGAAACCGTCGCGATCTGGCTGACGCCGGACCTGGATTGGCGAACGCAGTATCGCGGCTGGAAGGCGCTGGAGAAGCTCGAATACGTCGACGGTCTGATGCGCAAGCTGGCGGCCACCCCACCCCTGGCTTTCGTCAAGACCAAGATGAGCGAAGCCTCGCGCCTGCGATCGCGCCTGGAAAACTACTATCGGCGCCGGCGGCGCGCGTACGCCCAGGATTTTCCCGACTTTTTCGACGCCGACCTGAAACGTCTCTTCGCGGAAGCGCCTGCTTCACCCGACGGCGAGCGTGCCGCGGTCTTCTTGCGGCGGTCGAACCAGCTGATCCTCAACGCGGTCTCCAGCTGGACCGGCGAGCCGAAGTTCACCGTCAATCGCCTGCTGCGGGCACTCACCGACCGCTGCGCCCAGCTCGACCTGCGCCTGCGCTCGCCGCTGACCGGCGTGGAGGTGACCGCCTATTTGACGAGCCTCGTCTCGCATTACCGACTCACCGGAAAATTCAAGGACCGCTGA
- a CDS encoding flavin reductase family protein yields MGNVQKVDVPYEHWDRMFSPVACAVMITTVDKEGRVNAASFATCVRQNHEPTCISFTVEIGKDTYHNVLETQEFVVNIPSFDREILEKVRVVGLPFARGVNELEKAGLTPIPSRVLKPPRIEECKAHYECKVLWTKEWLHRLTVMGQVVAASVNSDCIDANGYAVLEKLRPTHYCGRAFDNKFVASYEVMEVGMIYKGPEARHKPK; encoded by the coding sequence ATGGGAAATGTCCAGAAAGTAGACGTGCCCTACGAACACTGGGATCGGATGTTTTCGCCGGTCGCTTGCGCTGTCATGATCACAACGGTCGACAAGGAGGGCCGCGTTAATGCTGCGTCATTCGCTACATGCGTAAGGCAGAATCACGAGCCTACCTGCATCTCGTTTACCGTCGAGATAGGTAAGGACACCTACCATAATGTTCTGGAAACACAGGAATTTGTGGTGAACATTCCATCGTTTGACAGAGAAATTCTCGAAAAGGTAAGGGTGGTCGGCCTGCCGTTCGCCCGAGGGGTCAACGAGCTGGAGAAAGCCGGCCTAACCCCGATCCCGAGCAGGGTACTGAAACCCCCGCGTATCGAGGAGTGCAAGGCCCACTATGAATGTAAAGTGCTCTGGACCAAGGAATGGCTGCACCGCCTCACAGTCATGGGACAGGTTGTGGCCGCGTCCGTCAATTCGGACTGCATCGACGCCAACGGGTATGCTGTTCTCGAAAAGCTCCGGCCGACGCACTATTGTGGGCGGGCTTTCGATAATAAATTCGTCGCCTCTTACGAGGTAATGGAAGTCGGGATGATCTACAAAGGCCCCGAGGCTCGGCACAAGCCGAAGTAA
- a CDS encoding SMP-30/gluconolactonase/LRE family protein, whose amino-acid sequence MKLKRTTRSFLVSIVGLLVSPAWAQFPSNPTFTTRALTPFAIEGLTADATGNLYTTGRQPDTNKKCPVWRIDSSGARRTVAFIANNPACNPSGIAFDAVGNLYIADAAGGGRVWRVKPHPVGCASDDSSTPACNAVPDATAFAVNAPGTNGLAFDRFGSLWTGDGTTGRGRVWRISGPNADCATSVNCEEVFRIQPMRNGTALGGDISSVQLAAEPAQGVGRQARTFPHTAANGNPQDLVANGLAFNPDGDLFIADTARGAIWKVEFNNDGSVAGGQIGCDTTFTPNTVCLDTVFVAHPLLEGTDGIALDTAGNIWNSANERNAIVVVTPQKQAIEIFRNAPDGTTGLRNQGPLEFPTSPFLIGTTFCTANSDGNRRDNFPNSGGEASPSGPSRGKISCMDQALSSPGLPLPVE is encoded by the coding sequence ATGAAATTGAAACGGACCACACGGTCGTTTCTCGTTTCGATCGTCGGCCTGTTGGTTTCGCCGGCGTGGGCGCAGTTTCCCTCCAATCCGACCTTCACGACCCGCGCCCTCACGCCGTTTGCGATCGAAGGCTTGACCGCCGACGCGACCGGTAACCTATACACCACCGGACGCCAGCCGGACACGAACAAGAAATGCCCGGTGTGGAGAATCGACTCCAGCGGAGCAAGGCGAACGGTTGCTTTCATTGCCAACAACCCCGCGTGCAATCCGTCGGGCATAGCGTTCGATGCGGTCGGCAACCTGTATATTGCCGATGCAGCCGGCGGCGGAAGAGTCTGGAGGGTCAAACCCCATCCTGTGGGCTGCGCGTCGGACGACTCGAGTACGCCGGCTTGCAACGCCGTTCCCGACGCGACGGCGTTTGCGGTCAACGCTCCCGGAACCAACGGGCTGGCGTTCGACAGATTCGGCAGCTTGTGGACGGGAGACGGCACGACCGGGCGCGGGCGAGTCTGGAGAATATCGGGACCGAACGCGGACTGCGCGACCAGCGTGAACTGCGAAGAAGTTTTTCGCATTCAGCCGATGCGCAATGGCACAGCGTTGGGGGGAGACATCAGCAGCGTGCAGTTGGCTGCCGAGCCCGCCCAGGGGGTAGGCCGGCAGGCAAGAACGTTTCCGCATACAGCCGCCAACGGGAATCCTCAAGACCTCGTCGCCAACGGTTTGGCGTTCAATCCGGACGGCGATCTGTTCATCGCGGATACCGCTCGAGGAGCGATCTGGAAGGTCGAGTTCAACAACGACGGAAGCGTGGCGGGCGGTCAGATCGGATGCGATACCACGTTCACCCCCAACACCGTCTGCCTCGACACGGTCTTCGTCGCCCATCCGCTCCTCGAGGGAACTGACGGAATCGCCCTCGACACGGCGGGAAACATCTGGAACTCGGCGAACGAGAGAAACGCCATTGTGGTAGTCACGCCGCAAAAGCAGGCCATAGAGATTTTCCGTAACGCTCCGGACGGGACAACCGGCCTTCGAAACCAGGGTCCTCTGGAATTCCCGACGAGCCCGTTTCTGATCGGCACCACCTTTTGCACCGCCAACTCCGACGGCAATCGGCGCGATAACTTCCCCAACTCCGGCGGCGAGGCGTCGCCGAGCGGCCCGAGTCGAGGAAAGATCTCCTGCATGGATCAGGCCTTGTCCAGCCCGGGATTGCCGTTGCCGGTCGAGTGA
- a CDS encoding LysR family transcriptional regulator — MELKQLKAFLHLSRKGNLGVTASLLRLTPAGVSLRLKRLERELGVKLFERKPNRLLLTGRGRVFSDRLSRIMDDLDAAVAAVRDGREDVPTDIEIAAGSDTAFFLGPHLAQFAKRNPCARVSLLTRSSAEIIESILDGRIHLGVGWFPSIPRDLACVPVLSSSLVAICPKSTSRSSFKLHSIQQIASYPLVVLPHHSTARRVVEEVLARKGLELKVSLEAGGCLAIKQFVRLGLGIGLVHDICVSKDELSYFVMKDLRGVFGQWQVSLVFKKNQQFSPAHESVVRSFLLAGRMWTKKRRDLFRSAR; from the coding sequence ATGGAGCTCAAACAACTCAAGGCTTTTCTTCACCTGTCCCGGAAGGGGAACCTAGGAGTGACCGCCAGTCTTCTGAGGCTTACGCCCGCCGGTGTGTCGCTCAGGCTGAAGCGGCTAGAGCGTGAGCTAGGTGTCAAGCTGTTTGAGCGAAAACCGAATCGGTTGTTGCTGACGGGCAGAGGCCGGGTATTCTCTGACCGGTTGTCGAGAATCATGGATGATCTCGACGCGGCTGTGGCAGCCGTGCGAGATGGTCGGGAGGATGTACCGACCGATATCGAGATCGCCGCGGGGAGCGACACGGCATTTTTTTTGGGTCCTCACTTGGCCCAGTTCGCGAAACGCAATCCTTGCGCGCGGGTGAGCCTGCTGACGCGCTCTTCCGCAGAAATCATTGAGTCGATCTTGGACGGCCGAATTCACCTCGGTGTCGGTTGGTTCCCGTCCATCCCCCGCGATTTGGCTTGCGTGCCGGTGTTGTCATCTAGCTTAGTTGCGATTTGCCCCAAGAGCACGTCGCGGTCGAGTTTTAAGCTCCACTCGATCCAGCAAATTGCGTCGTACCCCCTCGTGGTCCTGCCGCACCACTCGACGGCCCGACGTGTGGTGGAAGAAGTCCTCGCCCGGAAGGGTCTGGAGCTGAAAGTGTCACTGGAGGCGGGCGGCTGTTTAGCCATCAAGCAATTTGTCAGACTCGGACTTGGGATCGGTCTCGTGCATGACATCTGCGTATCGAAAGACGAGCTGTCTTATTTCGTGATGAAAGATCTCCGGGGCGTGTTCGGACAGTGGCAGGTATCTCTGGTTTTCAAGAAGAATCAACAGTTTTCGCCAGCGCACGAAAGTGTCGTCCGATCGTTTTTGCTGGCGGGTCGCATGTGGACAAAGAAACGGCGCGATCTCTTCCGCTCGGCGCGGTAA